A genomic region of Bernardetia sp. ABR2-2B contains the following coding sequences:
- a CDS encoding MG2 domain-containing protein — MQLKFFRMWHLLAGAALTAGAVTLWGFRSKTGDEWLKKLTEINTTFQDKYSSERVYLHLDKPFYKPSETIWFQAYVQDETTLEPSKRSDILHVEFIDPKGNVAKKLQLILEEGTASGEFDLGEDAAGGLYKIKAYTKWQENFVIEDKTVKDQNGNPLIFEKEITVQKVVLPRLKMKLDFQKDAYGAGDEVKADLDLQSLTNEPLAEKDIDFVVSLKGKVISKAKSKTDDKGKTTISFELPKKLDTADGLLNVLLSHNGQTESISRSIPLANTVFDLQFFPEGGDILANTESNVAFWCKDEFGKPADVQGIIINSKGKEVGNFSSFHKGMGNFEFEAKEDETYTAKITSPKGVETTYKLPETVEVGYGLKLNFPVSKSDKEKTYDTSNLKFSIYSPVIEEVFLVGKLRGEIIFSKKLSVKKGENTINIPTDEMPIGVANFTLFDSKKIERAERLVFLNTDKQLNISVKSNKDKYQPREKVTLDIKVTDHRGIPMPANLSLSVVDDKLLSFADDKSSHILSHLLLEADLKGEVKEPRFYFDDKEEKSAQARDLLMLTHGWRKFTWEQIQKSSITLKYNAEKAIIAGYVKTENGKSAKNVKVEIQGKDISTKTDNKGYFEFTNYKLYEPITLKVSNNSKTISQTQYVTAYSQNYSIQLYDVKKMMKRRNALGAAPMMAMQEMRAGGAVEEDAVFEDKIVMAEMPKDEMIVENNPIIEEEKEELMAEVVVGGLRLDDEEFGEFEGFFKDERKEQKPNLPIITYHRARVFPVVDYSKKQGDTETKTVSRTDFRSTIFWSGNIKVDAKGKSQVEFYMSDEITAFRAVCEGIASDGGIGRTETVFYTQLPFSLDTKLPLYMSMGDKISIPLMLQNNTKKEVSGTVSADYPSSWIPVSESKWKNRITLQPKETKVVNMDFLIENEAGKGKFIVQFVGQGGIQDRFEQEVEVFAKGFPAAIALSGESQDKTYSFEIASPVMGTSKATFTAFPSVLDDLLAGIESILREPYGCFEQISSSTYPNLLVMDYLSIQKDLNTEQQAALEKATALTEKGYKRLISFESKDKGYEWFGANPAHEALTAYGLMEFKDMQDVTGNLVDEQMLTRTTNWLMERKDGKGGFKRNPQALDAFGGADEDITNAYITYSLSEAGFKDIKDEAEAAYQNAIKSEDPYLIGLVVNTLQNLNDKRSEKLLETLISLQKETGQWEGTKHSITRSTGQGLTAETTSLALLAIMKSEKKRMNILQNGVKYLVGSRSPYGGFGNTQSTVLALKSLTAYAKYAQRTPESGDIDIYVNGKKITTAHYEAGQQNAIEVENLGKHLKAGKNTVRINYVGVKEPLPYTFSAEWFTDLPKSSDKCSVKLETSLAESKVKIGETVRLTTTLENKTKEGLPMTIAIVGLPGGLSAQPWQLKELIEKNKVDFYEIREHSVIFYYRQMTPNEKKVINLDLKADLAGEYEGAASSAYLYYTSEFKDWQKGVSVVSE; from the coding sequence ATGCAACTAAAATTTTTTCGTATGTGGCACTTACTGGCAGGCGCAGCTCTAACAGCAGGCGCAGTTACTCTTTGGGGGTTTCGTTCAAAAACAGGGGACGAATGGCTCAAAAAACTAACTGAAATAAATACTACTTTTCAAGATAAATACAGCTCTGAAAGAGTGTATTTACATTTAGACAAGCCTTTTTACAAGCCTTCCGAAACGATTTGGTTTCAAGCCTATGTTCAAGATGAAACTACTTTAGAGCCTTCAAAAAGAAGTGATATTCTGCACGTCGAATTCATTGACCCAAAAGGAAATGTAGCCAAAAAACTTCAACTTATTTTAGAAGAAGGAACGGCTTCTGGAGAATTTGATTTAGGAGAAGATGCAGCAGGAGGACTTTATAAAATAAAAGCCTATACAAAATGGCAAGAAAATTTTGTAATAGAAGATAAAACAGTAAAAGACCAAAATGGTAATCCACTTATTTTTGAGAAAGAAATAACAGTTCAGAAAGTAGTTTTGCCACGCCTCAAAATGAAATTAGACTTTCAGAAAGATGCTTACGGTGCAGGAGATGAAGTAAAAGCAGATTTGGATTTACAAAGCCTAACAAACGAGCCTTTAGCAGAAAAAGATATTGATTTTGTAGTAAGTCTAAAAGGAAAAGTTATTTCAAAAGCAAAATCAAAGACAGACGACAAAGGAAAAACAACTATTTCTTTCGAACTTCCTAAAAAGCTAGACACAGCCGACGGACTTCTCAATGTTTTGCTTTCTCATAACGGACAAACGGAATCTATTTCTCGTTCTATTCCACTTGCCAATACTGTATTTGATTTGCAGTTTTTTCCAGAAGGAGGAGATATTTTAGCAAATACAGAATCAAATGTAGCTTTTTGGTGTAAAGATGAGTTTGGAAAACCTGCTGATGTGCAAGGAATTATTATAAACTCTAAAGGAAAAGAAGTTGGTAATTTTTCGTCATTTCATAAAGGAATGGGAAATTTTGAATTTGAAGCCAAAGAAGATGAAACTTATACAGCCAAAATTACAAGTCCAAAAGGAGTAGAAACGACTTACAAATTACCTGAAACGGTAGAAGTAGGTTATGGATTGAAACTAAACTTTCCTGTTTCAAAATCTGATAAAGAAAAAACGTATGATACTTCAAATCTAAAATTTTCTATTTATTCGCCTGTTATAGAAGAAGTATTTTTAGTAGGCAAACTGCGTGGAGAAATTATTTTTTCAAAGAAACTTTCTGTCAAAAAAGGAGAGAATACAATCAATATTCCAACAGATGAAATGCCTATTGGAGTAGCTAATTTTACACTTTTTGATTCTAAAAAAATAGAAAGAGCTGAGCGTTTAGTCTTCTTAAACACAGACAAACAGCTTAATATTTCTGTAAAATCAAACAAAGATAAATACCAACCTCGTGAAAAAGTTACTTTAGATATAAAAGTTACCGACCATAGAGGAATTCCGATGCCAGCAAATTTGTCGCTTTCGGTTGTTGATGATAAATTACTTTCTTTTGCTGATGACAAGTCTAGTCATATTCTTTCACACCTTTTACTAGAAGCTGACCTAAAAGGAGAAGTAAAAGAACCACGTTTTTATTTTGACGATAAAGAAGAAAAATCTGCACAAGCTAGAGATTTACTGATGCTTACACATGGTTGGAGAAAATTTACATGGGAGCAAATTCAAAAATCGTCTATCACTCTAAAATATAATGCAGAAAAAGCAATTATTGCAGGTTATGTAAAAACTGAAAACGGAAAGTCAGCTAAAAATGTAAAAGTAGAAATTCAGGGAAAAGATATTTCTACCAAAACAGATAATAAAGGCTATTTTGAATTTACAAACTACAAACTCTATGAACCTATTACTTTAAAAGTTTCTAATAACTCTAAAACAATATCTCAGACTCAATATGTTACAGCCTATTCTCAAAATTATTCAATTCAGTTGTATGATGTAAAGAAGATGATGAAGCGTAGAAATGCTTTAGGAGCAGCTCCTATGATGGCAATGCAAGAAATGAGAGCAGGTGGAGCAGTAGAGGAAGATGCAGTATTTGAGGATAAAATCGTAATGGCTGAAATGCCAAAAGATGAAATGATAGTAGAAAATAACCCTATCATTGAAGAAGAAAAGGAAGAATTAATGGCAGAAGTAGTAGTAGGTGGATTACGACTTGATGATGAGGAATTTGGAGAGTTTGAAGGTTTTTTCAAAGATGAAAGAAAAGAACAAAAACCAAACCTTCCAATAATAACTTATCATCGTGCTAGAGTTTTTCCTGTTGTTGATTATTCTAAAAAACAAGGCGACACAGAAACTAAAACTGTATCAAGAACTGATTTTAGAAGTACCATTTTTTGGAGTGGAAATATAAAAGTTGATGCAAAAGGAAAATCACAAGTAGAGTTTTATATGTCTGACGAAATTACTGCGTTTCGTGCTGTTTGTGAAGGAATTGCATCTGATGGAGGAATTGGAAGAACGGAAACTGTTTTTTATACACAATTACCTTTTAGTTTAGATACAAAATTGCCTTTGTATATGTCTATGGGAGATAAAATTTCTATTCCTTTAATGTTACAAAACAACACTAAAAAAGAAGTTAGTGGTACAGTTTCGGCAGATTATCCTTCTTCTTGGATTCCTGTTTCGGAAAGCAAATGGAAAAACAGAATTACATTGCAGCCTAAAGAAACAAAGGTGGTAAATATGGATTTCTTGATTGAAAATGAAGCTGGGAAAGGCAAATTTATAGTTCAGTTTGTAGGACAAGGAGGAATACAAGACCGTTTTGAGCAAGAAGTTGAAGTGTTTGCAAAAGGTTTTCCTGCTGCTATTGCTTTATCTGGAGAAAGTCAAGACAAAACCTATTCTTTCGAAATTGCAAGCCCTGTAATGGGAACAAGTAAGGCTACTTTTACGGCTTTTCCTTCTGTTTTGGACGACCTTTTGGCAGGAATTGAATCAATCTTGAGAGAACCGTATGGTTGTTTCGAGCAAATATCATCTTCTACTTATCCAAATCTTTTGGTAATGGATTATCTTTCTATCCAAAAAGATTTGAATACAGAACAACAAGCAGCCTTAGAAAAAGCAACAGCCTTGACAGAAAAGGGTTACAAACGTTTGATTTCTTTTGAGTCTAAAGACAAAGGTTACGAATGGTTTGGGGCAAATCCTGCTCACGAAGCTCTAACAGCGTATGGTTTGATGGAGTTTAAGGATATGCAAGATGTTACTGGAAATTTAGTGGATGAGCAAATGCTAACAAGAACGACTAACTGGCTCATGGAACGCAAAGATGGAAAAGGTGGTTTTAAACGCAATCCACAAGCATTAGACGCTTTTGGTGGCGCAGATGAAGACATCACAAATGCTTATATTACCTATTCACTTTCGGAAGCAGGTTTTAAAGACATAAAAGACGAGGCAGAAGCTGCTTATCAAAATGCCATAAAATCAGAAGACCCATATTTGATTGGACTTGTAGTAAATACACTTCAAAATTTGAATGATAAACGTTCTGAAAAATTACTTGAAACGCTTATTTCACTTCAAAAAGAAACAGGGCAATGGGAAGGAACAAAACATTCCATTACTCGCTCCACAGGACAAGGACTGACAGCAGAAACGACTTCTTTAGCTTTACTTGCAATTATGAAATCAGAGAAGAAACGAATGAATATTCTTCAAAATGGAGTAAAATATTTAGTAGGTTCTCGTTCGCCTTATGGTGGTTTTGGAAATACACAAAGTACCGTTTTGGCTCTCAAATCTTTGACGGCTTATGCGAAATATGCACAAAGAACCCCTGAAAGTGGTGATATTGATATTTATGTAAATGGAAAGAAAATCACTACGGCGCATTACGAAGCAGGTCAGCAAAATGCTATCGAAGTAGAAAATTTAGGTAAGCATTTGAAGGCAGGTAAAAATACAGTTCGTATCAATTATGTAGGTGTAAAAGAGCCTTTACCTTATACATTTTCGGCAGAATGGTTTACAGATTTGCCAAAAAGTAGTGATAAATGCAGCGTAAAGCTAGAAACTTCACTTGCAGAAAGTAAAGTAAAAATAGGCGAAACAGTTAGACTTACGACTACTTTAGAAAACAAAACAAAGGAAGGTTTGCCAATGACAATAGCGATTGTAGGCTTACCAGGTGGACTTTCTGCACAGCCTTGGCAACTCAAAGAACTCATAGAGAAAAACAAAGTTGATTTTTATGAGATTCGTGAGCATAGTGTAATATTTTATTACCGTCAGATGACTCCAAACGAGAAAAAAGTCATAAACCTTGATTTGAAGGCAGACTTAGCAGGAGAATACGAAGGAGCAGCTTCTTCGGCTTATCTTTATTATACTTCTGAATTTAAGGATTGGCAAAAAGGTGTTTCTGTTGTTAGTGAATAA
- a CDS encoding PDDEXK nuclease domain-containing protein, with protein MKKDFEEVIHLISQSKNQTYSIINKALVGLYWKVGEYIYLKTKRTEWGKSAVKELANYISEKEPNLRGFTASNLWRMKQFYEEYYQNKKLAPLVREISWTNNLLILSKTKTVEEKEFYLKKCLQERYSKRELERQIDSAYYERAMLSNTQSSLTAEQLYPRIKEVFLDNYVVEFLNLKDNFSEYDLQKSILKNLKKFVLEFGKDFLLLDEEYKIQVGNQDFYIDLLFFHRELRCLVAIELKITDFKPEYLGKMNFYLEALDRDVKKDHENPSVGIILCKTKDSEVVEYALSRNLSPTLVSEYETKLLDKKLLRQKLHELFENE; from the coding sequence ATGAAAAAAGACTTTGAAGAAGTAATACATTTAATTTCACAATCTAAAAACCAAACCTATTCTATCATAAACAAGGCTTTAGTAGGATTGTATTGGAAAGTCGGAGAATATATTTATCTCAAAACCAAGCGTACAGAATGGGGCAAAAGTGCAGTAAAAGAACTAGCCAATTATATTTCAGAAAAAGAACCCAATTTGAGAGGATTTACTGCAAGTAATTTGTGGAGAATGAAGCAGTTTTATGAAGAATATTATCAAAATAAAAAACTCGCACCACTGGTACGAGAAATTAGCTGGACAAACAATTTACTTATTTTATCCAAGACAAAAACAGTAGAAGAAAAAGAGTTTTATCTCAAAAAATGTTTGCAAGAACGGTACAGCAAACGAGAACTAGAAAGACAAATTGATAGTGCTTATTACGAAAGAGCAATGTTGAGCAATACACAAAGTAGCCTTACAGCAGAGCAACTTTATCCACGCATAAAGGAAGTTTTTTTGGATAATTATGTAGTAGAATTTCTTAATCTGAAAGATAATTTTTCTGAATACGACTTACAAAAATCTATTCTCAAAAACCTCAAAAAATTTGTATTGGAGTTTGGAAAGGATTTTTTACTTCTTGATGAAGAATACAAAATACAGGTAGGAAATCAAGATTTTTATATTGATTTGCTTTTCTTTCATAGAGAACTGCGTTGTTTGGTAGCGATAGAACTCAAAATTACAGACTTCAAACCTGAATATTTAGGAAAAATGAATTTCTATTTGGAAGCCTTAGACAGAGATGTAAAAAAAGACCACGAAAACCCAAGTGTAGGTATTATTCTTTGCAAAACAAAAGACAGCGAAGTAGTAGAATATGCCCTAAGTCGCAATCTTTCGCCCACGCTGGTGTCTGAATACGAAACCAAACTTTTAGACAAAAAACTATTACGACAAAAACTTCACGAGCTTTTTGAGAATGAGTAA
- a CDS encoding RDD family protein: protein MKNTLILTKNQTQFLEENRQDPITGDDFSVGDEIVFCASCKSAFLKESWEFMDRKHCNQKKILRSFPSYEKLFLEKPKAVLSYQSAEMESRLPAVFIDIIFTCFVCLFFMPVFWFLNIFNKLPFLENAYIYLGIGLFIFRDTILVNKSLGKHIMQLCFIHSNTQKKAPFYKIFLRNSLLWITFTPLVYLFILTNSLFLLLLIIFGSISYCLFFITQNQSLLDKLLRIELVQKKVSNK, encoded by the coding sequence ATGAAAAACACCTTAATCCTTACCAAAAATCAAACTCAATTCTTAGAAGAAAATCGTCAAGACCCAATTACTGGAGATGATTTTTCTGTTGGAGATGAAATTGTGTTTTGTGCTTCTTGTAAATCTGCTTTTTTGAAAGAAAGTTGGGAGTTTATGGATAGGAAGCACTGTAATCAAAAGAAAATATTGAGAAGTTTTCCTAGTTATGAAAAGCTTTTTCTTGAAAAGCCAAAAGCAGTATTGTCTTATCAAAGTGCAGAGATGGAAAGTCGTCTTCCTGCTGTTTTTATCGATATTATTTTTACTTGTTTTGTTTGTCTTTTTTTTATGCCTGTTTTTTGGTTTCTGAATATCTTCAATAAATTACCTTTTCTGGAAAACGCATACATTTACCTTGGTATTGGATTATTCATTTTCAGAGATACTATACTAGTTAATAAAAGTCTTGGAAAACATATAATGCAGCTTTGCTTCATACACAGCAACACTCAAAAGAAAGCTCCTTTCTATAAAATTTTCTTACGAAACAGTTTGTTATGGATAACTTTTACTCCACTTGTTTATCTGTTTATTCTGACTAACTCTCTATTTCTTTTATTGCTTATTATATTTGGTTCAATTAGCTATTGTTTATTTTTTATTACACAAAATCAATCACTATTAGACAAATTATTACGAATAGAATTAGTTCAGAAAAAAGTTTCAAACAAATGA
- a CDS encoding COR domain-containing protein, whose amino-acid sequence MDNKEVNKPDVILFLEQKCSIELKERNSLEVIRDMTGINSYMLNKENELIGLNIRNTTFSDFSLVEELKNLIVLNLSENKIEKINLKKLKYLRFVDLRNNKIKYISFDNPNLEGIFINQTPLEKLEILNGENIKRINLAETNLNDISLLKEIINYPKIENLILYNSFKQTLIPRELFGEWLSLRDLKDGCLNDLRNYYQNQDFIPNKEIKVVILGNGMVGKSTLLNRFLNPTGDWEKEIQIAISDRTEGIVIKENIPFDLEEDKEIRLNIWDFGGQEVYHGTHRLFLNKDAVYIIVWTLETEEQKEEIRQDLNYWLDYAQDLAIDSPIILVHSQCDKESEKDQDKIDEQIDILRDAKYKQSITTRYLEFSAKEKIGVEELNEAIRKAIKTKLSARVETEIPKKWSDLRDDLRKLRENEEDKKNEISKEEYLKECEKYEIKESEAETVLLFLHRTGFLYYDEKLSKNIILNQTWAIEAIYEALKPSGLVKDKNGKISSNRLKRLWVEKGYSKEEAKIFIDFMVSSEICFCKEQQYYWSLENPTFIVPHYLPEPDISHTQWIYKDSFYITYKPQFFHKGIAERFLSRLGRLSNATDMWRDGIRIFSDTFEGQALVVFDREKKEVTISASKFELLEAVLKELNKILDEGSQTKPSESVAFFYSLDGEEFVDRKKLMPQIEDGNQFVRTLNNKKVEVKDFAEKFRLSEPQKTDSRKSHFSEESEQDESSLIKEANQKKNTGVMNEKKPLKIFISYCSYDRGLRQTMENRLKVYLQGAKNDYETIWSDIELKVGDDWNEKIQKALNESTIGILLVSPDFLASEYCTGEELTIMLDKQKNEKYLIVPILLRDCSFTNNETLKKMQLFKTYKNEYDVTDLNEINDLMPFEDLADVPKPQARLLNKYFKKLAKNIDDAVDNLK is encoded by the coding sequence ATGGATAATAAAGAAGTAAATAAACCTGATGTAATTTTGTTTTTGGAACAGAAATGTTCTATTGAATTAAAAGAGAGAAATAGCCTAGAAGTAATACGAGATATGACAGGAATAAATAGTTATATGCTAAATAAAGAAAATGAACTTATAGGTTTAAATATTCGCAATACTACTTTCAGCGACTTTTCATTAGTAGAAGAGTTAAAGAACTTGATAGTGTTAAACCTAAGTGAAAATAAAATAGAGAAAATAAACTTGAAAAAGTTAAAGTATCTTAGGTTTGTGGACTTAAGAAATAACAAAATTAAATATATATCATTTGACAATCCTAATTTAGAAGGAATTTTCATTAACCAAACACCATTAGAAAAGCTAGAAATACTAAATGGAGAAAATATTAAAAGAATTAATTTGGCTGAGACAAATCTCAATGATATTTCTTTACTAAAAGAGATAATTAATTATCCTAAAATTGAGAACCTTATATTATACAACAGTTTTAAGCAAACTTTAATACCTAGAGAACTCTTTGGAGAGTGGCTTAGTTTGAGAGACCTCAAAGATGGTTGTTTGAATGACCTAAGAAACTACTACCAAAACCAAGATTTCATTCCAAACAAAGAAATAAAAGTAGTCATTTTGGGTAATGGAATGGTAGGAAAAAGCACACTTTTGAATCGTTTTTTGAATCCTACTGGTGATTGGGAAAAAGAAATACAAATAGCTATTAGCGACCGTACAGAGGGAATTGTAATAAAAGAAAATATCCCTTTTGATTTGGAAGAAGACAAAGAAATAAGATTGAATATTTGGGATTTTGGAGGACAAGAAGTGTATCACGGAACGCATCGTCTTTTTCTGAATAAAGATGCTGTTTATATTATTGTTTGGACATTGGAAACGGAGGAACAAAAAGAAGAAATCCGTCAAGATTTGAATTATTGGTTAGATTATGCACAAGATTTGGCTATTGATAGTCCTATAATTTTGGTGCATAGTCAGTGCGATAAAGAAAGTGAGAAAGACCAAGATAAAATAGATGAACAAATAGATATTTTGAGAGATGCAAAATATAAGCAAAGCATAACGACACGTTATTTAGAATTTTCTGCTAAAGAAAAAATAGGAGTTGAAGAGCTAAACGAAGCCATTAGAAAAGCTATCAAAACAAAGCTATCGGCTAGAGTAGAAACAGAAATTCCTAAAAAATGGTCAGATTTGCGTGATGATTTAAGGAAATTAAGAGAAAATGAAGAAGACAAGAAAAACGAAATTTCAAAAGAAGAGTATTTGAAAGAATGTGAGAAGTACGAAATAAAAGAATCGGAAGCCGAAACGGTACTTTTGTTTTTGCATCGGACAGGCTTTTTGTATTATGACGAAAAACTTTCAAAAAATATTATTCTCAATCAGACGTGGGCAATAGAAGCGATTTATGAAGCCTTAAAACCGAGTGGTTTAGTAAAAGATAAGAATGGAAAAATAAGTTCTAATCGTTTAAAAAGACTTTGGGTAGAAAAAGGATATTCTAAGGAAGAAGCTAAAATCTTTATTGATTTTATGGTAAGTTCTGAAATTTGTTTTTGTAAGGAACAGCAATATTATTGGAGTTTAGAAAATCCTACTTTTATTGTTCCCCATTATCTACCAGAACCAGATATTTCTCATACGCAATGGATATACAAAGACAGTTTTTATATAACGTACAAACCTCAATTTTTTCATAAGGGAATTGCAGAGCGTTTTTTGAGTCGTTTGGGGCGTTTGAGTAATGCAACTGATATGTGGAGAGATGGAATACGTATTTTTAGTGATACGTTTGAAGGTCAAGCATTGGTTGTTTTTGATAGAGAAAAGAAAGAAGTTACTATTTCTGCTAGTAAATTTGAGCTTTTGGAAGCTGTGCTAAAAGAACTCAACAAAATTTTAGATGAAGGTTCGCAAACTAAGCCTTCTGAAAGTGTAGCGTTTTTTTATTCGCTTGATGGAGAGGAGTTTGTAGATAGAAAAAAGCTAATGCCACAGATTGAAGATGGTAATCAATTTGTCAGAACATTGAACAACAAAAAAGTTGAAGTAAAAGATTTTGCTGAAAAATTTAGACTTTCAGAACCTCAAAAAACAGACAGTAGAAAAAGTCATTTTTCAGAAGAGAGTGAGCAAGATGAAAGCTCACTTATCAAAGAAGCTAATCAAAAGAAAAATACTGGAGTTATGAATGAAAAGAAACCATTGAAAATATTTATTTCCTATTGTAGTTATGACAGAGGGTTACGCCAAACTATGGAAAACCGTTTGAAAGTTTATTTGCAAGGAGCAAAAAATGATTACGAAACTATTTGGTCTGATATAGAACTTAAAGTAGGCGACGATTGGAACGAAAAAATACAAAAAGCATTGAATGAATCTACTATTGGAATTTTATTAGTAAGTCCAGACTTTTTGGCTTCTGAATATTGTACAGGAGAGGAATTGACAATAATGCTTGACAAACAAAAGAATGAGAAGTATTTGATTGTTCCTATTTTATTGAGGGATTGTAGTTTCACTAATAATGAAACATTGAAGAAAATGCAGCTTTTCAAAACATACAAAAACGAATATGATGTTACAGATTTGAATGAAATCAATGATTTAATGCCTTTTGAAGATTTAGCAGATGTCCCAAAACCCCAAGCTAGATTATTAAATAAATACTTTAAAAAACTAGCAAAAAATATTGATGATGCTGTGGATAATTTGAAGTGA
- the recG gene encoding ATP-dependent DNA helicase RecG — protein sequence MEKSAENNSLSEQETAPQPVFVTKKQKTVFDTKIEFLKGVGGLRAEVLQKELNIRTFGDLLMHLPFRYEDRTQFQKIGLISEEDTAVQLKGRLRNINLWGEGKKKRLEAILEDASGEVKLVWFRGANWVAKKLKDGQEYIVYGRPNMYGRNFSIAHPEIDLHIPLEKEKSYFQPVYHTSEKMKAKGMDSRGISNLMQTLIRQVHKEIEETLPTSIIEKQGLLDRRRAIVHIHFPKNTEWLEKARQRLKFEELFFIQLQLLQLKLVRTDKNQGLIFEKTPTLAKFYKEHLPFELTGAQKRVIKEIHQDVQSGSQMNRLLQGDVGSGKTIVSFLIMLMGIDYEAQSCLMAPTEILAQQHYEGLKGFCDALGLRIDILTGSTRTKARREMLEDLKEGKIHIIVGTHALLEDRVQFQKLGICVIDEQHRFGVAQRAKLWQKNEGFFPHVLVMTATPIPRTLAMTLYGDLDVSIIDELPAGRKPIKTVHKFDAHRLRVFGFMQSQIDLGRQIYMVYPLIEESETLDYKNLEDGYESIRRAFPNVPVSILHGKMKPKDKDFEMQRFAKNETKILVATTVIEVGVNVPNASVMVIENSERFGLSQLHQLRGRVGRGGEQSYCILMSGYKLSKEGKKRLEVMVRTVNGFEIADEDLKLRGAGDIAGTQQSGAVDLRIADLARDGEILKVARDVAQEILKEDPKLEKEENQPLVITLENIQKEQTINWSRIS from the coding sequence TTGGAAAAATCTGCCGAAAATAATAGTCTTTCTGAACAAGAAACTGCGCCACAACCTGTCTTTGTAACAAAAAAACAAAAAACTGTTTTTGATACAAAAATAGAGTTTTTGAAGGGGGTGGGTGGTCTGCGTGCCGAAGTTTTACAAAAAGAACTCAACATTCGTACTTTTGGTGATTTGCTGATGCACTTGCCTTTTCGTTATGAAGACCGTACACAATTCCAAAAAATAGGTCTGATTTCAGAAGAAGATACAGCCGTTCAGCTCAAAGGAAGACTACGAAATATCAATCTTTGGGGAGAAGGAAAAAAGAAACGTTTGGAAGCTATTTTGGAAGATGCTTCTGGCGAAGTAAAATTGGTTTGGTTTCGTGGTGCAAATTGGGTAGCCAAAAAGCTCAAAGATGGACAGGAGTATATTGTCTATGGTCGCCCCAATATGTATGGCAGAAATTTTAGTATTGCCCACCCAGAAATTGATTTACATATTCCATTAGAAAAAGAAAAAAGTTATTTTCAGCCTGTCTATCATACAAGCGAAAAAATGAAGGCAAAAGGAATGGATAGCCGAGGAATTTCTAATTTGATGCAAACACTTATTCGTCAAGTACATAAAGAAATTGAGGAAACTCTGCCAACTTCTATTATCGAAAAACAAGGGTTATTAGATAGAAGGAGAGCTATTGTTCATATTCATTTTCCCAAAAATACAGAGTGGTTAGAAAAAGCAAGACAACGACTAAAGTTTGAAGAGTTATTTTTTATTCAGCTTCAACTCTTGCAATTAAAACTTGTCAGAACAGATAAAAATCAAGGGTTAATTTTTGAAAAAACACCGACTTTAGCCAAATTCTACAAAGAACATTTGCCTTTTGAGCTTACAGGCGCACAGAAAAGAGTTATCAAAGAAATTCATCAAGATGTACAATCAGGAAGTCAGATGAACCGACTTTTGCAAGGGGATGTAGGAAGTGGAAAAACGATTGTTTCTTTTTTAATTATGCTGATGGGAATTGATTATGAGGCTCAAAGCTGTCTGATGGCGCCCACCGAAATTTTGGCACAACAACATTATGAAGGCTTGAAAGGTTTTTGTGATGCGCTAGGACTTCGAATTGATATTCTGACAGGCTCAACAAGGACAAAGGCAAGGCGTGAAATGTTAGAAGATTTGAAAGAAGGCAAAATTCATATTATCGTCGGAACACATGCACTTTTGGAAGATAGAGTTCAGTTTCAGAAATTAGGTATTTGTGTTATTGATGAACAGCATCGTTTTGGAGTAGCACAACGAGCCAAATTATGGCAAAAAAATGAAGGTTTTTTTCCTCATGTCTTGGTAATGACAGCCACGCCAATTCCTAGAACTTTAGCCATGACTTTATATGGCGATTTGGATGTTTCGATAATTGATGAACTTCCAGCAGGTCGAAAACCTATCAAAACGGTTCATAAATTTGATGCTCATCGTCTGCGTGTTTTTGGTTTTATGCAAAGTCAGATTGATTTGGGAAGACAAATTTATATGGTTTATCCATTGATTGAAGAATCTGAAACGCTAGATTACAAGAATTTGGAAGATGGTTATGAAAGTATTAGAAGAGCTTTTCCGAATGTTCCTGTAAGTATTCTACACGGAAAAATGAAACCAAAAGATAAGGACTTTGAGATGCAGCGTTTTGCTAAAAATGAAACTAAAATTTTGGTTGCCACAACAGTTATTGAAGTAGGTGTAAATGTTCCGAATGCTTCTGTAATGGTTATCGAAAATTCGGAGCGTTTTGGTCTTTCACAACTTCATCAGCTTCGTGGACGTGTTGGGCGTGGTGGCGAACAGTCTTATTGTATTCTTATGAGTGGTTATAAGTTGAGTAAAGAAGGTAAAAAGCGTTTAGAAGTAATGGTCAGGACAGTAAATGGTTTTGAGATTGCAGACGAAGATTTGAAATTACGTGGTGCTGGAGATATTGCAGGAACACAACAAAGTGGCGCAGTAGATTTGCGTATTGCAGACCTTGCCAGAGATGGAGAAATTTTGAAAGTAGCTAGAGATGTAGCACAAGAAATTTTGAAAGAAGACCCAAAATTAGAAAAAGAAGAAAATCAGCCTTTAGTAATTACACTAGAAAACATTCAGAAAGAACAAACTATTAATTGGAGTAGAATTTCTTAG